Within Leptospira brenneri, the genomic segment GTTTTATAGAATTCGGATGCAGTGATCATCGATTCTTTGATTTTACCTGACCTTGAAAGGATGAGGTGGAATTTTTCTCCAGGACGGAGATTTTTTTCCAGTTTTTGAAGGGAATTTGCTGTGGCCCGTTTCCCATTGATGGCCAGAATTTCATCGTCTAACATAAGATCGAATGATGGGATTTCTGATTTGTGGAGGAGTTTTTGGATGTAAAGGTTCCCGTTTTTTTCTTTGGCCTTGAAACCTGTATCTCCGGTTGGATCAGTTTGGATCCTTCGAATTCCAATGATATCTAAATAATGATCTACGGGAATGGGTTTTGGATTTTCTAAATAATCATTAAATTCTGTTTTTAAATCCACATCTGTGACTTCTTTTACTGTATCAAAGAACTCTTGTTTGGTGAATCCTCTGCCTTTCGTTTTGACAAAAACTTCGTTCAATTTATGGAAAACATGTCGGATTGTTTTTTTCTCTTTTGATTCTCTTAGTAAAAATAAATTCATACATAGAGCAAGGACTCCTCCCTTAGTATAATAAGAAACGGTAATATTGTGGCTATTTCCGTTTCGTTTATAGTATTTCGTCCATGCCGTAAATGAAGATTCTTCTAAACTCATCCAAGAATCTGCATCATTATCTTCTAAAGAAAAAATATCGGATTGGAGTTTGGAAAAGTATTCTTCTTTGGTTAAAAATCCAGAGTGATACAGAAAGTATACATCATAAAAACTAGTAAATCCTTCTGCAATCCACAACTCTCGTGTTAGGTTAGGTTTTTGGTAATCAAAAGGACCAAGGGCAATGGGCCGAATCCTTTTGATGTTCCAGAGATGGAAATATTCATGGGATAAAAGTTCGAGAAGTCTTTTATACTCTTCTTCATCAGAAATGAGTTCTGGATTGAAGTAGTTTATGCTAGAAGCTCTATGCTCAAGTCCTCCATAAGCTGGCAAACTTAAATTTAGTACAAATAAATAGTAGGGATTAGGAGACTCCATCATCCATTCGATTTGAGTTTCTGTAATGCGTTTTAGGTCACTGGCAAGTTTTGTTTTGAAATCAAAGGTCACATCACCTTCGACGAGTAACTCATGTTTGGTTTCTCCTGCGGCAAAAAAAACAGAATTTTGTTTACTCAAGTGAAAAGGTGAGTCAAATAACTCATCAAAATCGTTGGCATAAAAGACGTGTGAGTTTTCTGCGTTTCGAGTTAGACTAGAATACACATAAGGAAAGAATTCAGAGACTTGGAACTGGACTGTGGATGGTTGGTTTAACTTCCCTTCAGGGTATAAAAACAAAGCTGGTGGATTGATAAATCCAAATTCTGTTTCTAAATAATTTGTCCTAACGGTAAAGTCTTCAAAAGCATAAATAATATATGAAATTTCGAATTCTGCCGGTAAGTTTTTTAATTTCCAACGGTGTAAGTCTATCATCTCGAATGGAATGATTTCTCCCGTTTTTGAATTTCTAACATTGAATTTATGGAGATGGGTTCCGTAATCTCGGATCATATAGGAACCTGGGGTCCAACTGGGTAGACAAAAGTTTAACTCCGTTTGGTCTGTTTGGACTCGGAGTTTTACCTGAAAGTAATGTTTGAAAAGATCAAAAATGGAGACCTCAAAATCTAGATGGAGTGAGTTCGACTGGCCGGATTCGGTACCGGTTTTTTCCTGTGGTTCTTTTGCCATGGTAACCCTATCTTCTTTTATTTTTAGTTTTGATCAAATGTTTTCTTGACGTTATTTCTCTATAGTACTAGAAAAGGCATAGCTAAGGTATGAGCAAAGGAGGTGGTCTTTTTGGAAAGTAGTTGTTACAACAAAAGATTTTTGACTCGCGAGGTGGCTGGGCAATAACGCCTCAAGCTTTGTTGCAAAACCGACCAGACACAGGTCTTTCCAAGTTCCGAACGGGTGGTCTCCTTCGGGCTTATGCAGTCGCTTGGAAAGATTCCTTAGAGATTGAATTTTAATAAGACATCAGAGATTTTAGCGCTAATTCCCGTCATGCGAAGAGAGTTTGCTGACATGGTTTCGGATTGTTCTGAGAGGATTTGCGAGCCATTAGAAATATTAATTGTCATATTTGATAGTTCAAATGTGGCTCTTTTTTGTTCTTCTGTTGATTGTTGGATTGATTCTACTAACGAAGTAATTTCTTCAATTTCCTCATAAATCTGATCTGTTTTTGTCTTTTGATCTTGGATGAGAGGAACAATTTCTTTCGCCTTTTCAAAAATAACAGAAACTTCTTTGATGATCTCTCGAAGTAAGTCGATGAGATTCGTGACTTGGGTTCCTCCGTTTTGAATGGAGTCTAATGCTTCTTCTGATAGAGTGTTGATCTGTGAAACGGATTCTGCTGCTTGGGAAGCAAGTTTTGAAATTTCTTCTGCTACTACGGCAAACCCCCGTCCAGATTCTCCTGCCCGAGCTGCTTCAATGGCTGCGTTTAATGCAAGTAGACTAGTTTTCTCTGAAATATTAGAAATGACTTCAGAAAATTCAGTAATGGCAAGCGACTTCTCTTGGATTTCTTCAATGGCTTTAGAAGTGAGCCCTGCCATATTTCTTCCTTCTTCTGCTTTCCTGTTGGCAAGGACGGCAATTTGTCCAAAGGATTCCACTTCTACTGTGATATTTTGAACCAAGGTTTGGATGGCTTGTAATGAAATATGAATGGATTTA encodes:
- a CDS encoding M61 family metallopeptidase, giving the protein MAKEPQEKTGTESGQSNSLHLDFEVSIFDLFKHYFQVKLRVQTDQTELNFCLPSWTPGSYMIRDYGTHLHKFNVRNSKTGEIIPFEMIDLHRWKLKNLPAEFEISYIIYAFEDFTVRTNYLETEFGFINPPALFLYPEGKLNQPSTVQFQVSEFFPYVYSSLTRNAENSHVFYANDFDELFDSPFHLSKQNSVFFAAGETKHELLVEGDVTFDFKTKLASDLKRITETQIEWMMESPNPYYLFVLNLSLPAYGGLEHRASSINYFNPELISDEEEYKRLLELLSHEYFHLWNIKRIRPIALGPFDYQKPNLTRELWIAEGFTSFYDVYFLYHSGFLTKEEYFSKLQSDIFSLEDNDADSWMSLEESSFTAWTKYYKRNGNSHNITVSYYTKGGVLALCMNLFLLRESKEKKTIRHVFHKLNEVFVKTKGRGFTKQEFFDTVKEVTDVDLKTEFNDYLENPKPIPVDHYLDIIGIRRIQTDPTGDTGFKAKEKNGNLYIQKLLHKSEIPSFDLMLDDEILAINGKRATANSLQKLEKNLRPGEKFHLILSRSGKIKESMITASEFYKTKKFVIAEDCTDDRKELRDFFLRNIV